The following proteins come from a genomic window of Chryseobacterium glaciei:
- a CDS encoding YihY/virulence factor BrkB family protein, giving the protein MVKNAKFFWEVLKETFDEWNNSNASRDSASLAYYAIFSIPGLLIIIIWIAGNFFGEEAIRGEISNQISGIMGAEVSKSVESMIAGALIDKQNIFMKIVGIGSLVFGSTTLFFQLQHSLNSLWDVQSAPKKALIKFLLDRANSLGMILMIGFLLMITMILSSLISVFNNIITKYFGFETYLLVELVNFGVGFGLVMLMFALMFKFLPDVQINWRPVWKGAFLTTLLFTLGKFLLSLYFGNFKPTSAFGTAGTVILIMMWINYSCMLVFFGAEFTKVYTYKKGYKIVPSKHAKWSAAKLYEESHKNQTPQV; this is encoded by the coding sequence ATGGTAAAAAACGCAAAATTTTTCTGGGAGGTTTTAAAAGAAACTTTCGACGAATGGAATAATTCCAACGCATCAAGAGATTCTGCGAGTCTTGCCTATTATGCTATTTTTTCTATTCCTGGTTTGTTGATTATTATTATTTGGATCGCGGGTAATTTCTTCGGTGAAGAAGCTATTCGTGGTGAAATAAGTAACCAGATCAGCGGAATTATGGGAGCTGAAGTTTCAAAAAGTGTAGAAAGTATGATTGCCGGAGCTTTGATTGATAAACAAAATATTTTCATGAAAATTGTGGGGATTGGTTCCTTGGTTTTTGGTTCTACCACTCTATTTTTCCAGCTTCAACATTCATTGAATAGTCTTTGGGACGTACAGTCTGCTCCTAAAAAAGCTTTAATTAAATTTTTATTAGACAGAGCCAATTCATTAGGAATGATTCTTATGATTGGTTTTTTATTAATGATTACCATGATTTTATCTTCATTAATAAGTGTTTTCAATAATATCATTACTAAATATTTCGGTTTCGAGACTTATTTATTAGTAGAATTAGTCAATTTTGGAGTCGGTTTCGGATTGGTAATGTTGATGTTTGCATTAATGTTCAAATTTCTTCCAGATGTACAAATCAATTGGAGACCGGTTTGGAAAGGCGCTTTTTTAACGACACTTTTATTTACATTAGGTAAATTTTTATTGAGTCTTTACTTTGGAAATTTCAAACCTACATCTGCTTTTGGAACAGCCGGAACTGTCATCTTAATTATGATGTGGATTAATTATTCCTGTATGCTCGTGTTCTTCGGAGCCGAATTTACCAAGGTTTATACCTATAAAAAAGGATATAAAATTGTTCCATCAAAACACGCAAAATGGAGCGCTGCAAAGCTTTACGAAGAAAGTCACAAAAATCAAACTCCTCAAGTCTGA
- a CDS encoding BamA/TamA family outer membrane protein, producing the protein MKSKLNIYYKYLLASGFAAVTLSCSNTKFLKEGQMLYTGGEVKIENDTISKKDKNELQAALEENLVPKPNSTILGLRPKLYFYNIAKEPKKDKGFNYWLKYKVGEKPVLLGDVDREFNKDIIQNYSENKGYFNAKATYDTVSKNKKAQVIYTLRPGARYLISNVKFQKDSSLINKEIQTFTNKTFLKSGNPFDLDVIKSERDRIDNGLKERGFYYFSADNIIVQADSTVSKGHKVELNVKLKEDTPELATEQFSINNVIVFPTYNIQDVKKGKYSVPMNPDSLAKYAYDDIYVIDPQHKFKPKIFDRALYFKKGDLYNRSNHNLSLNRLISLGVFKFVKNEFVVSDSLNHKFDAYYLLTPRQIQSLRLEALGRTNSANYAGSELNLNWTHRNFFKGAEQFKAAVYGAFDVQMGGQENAKNIFRAGANVQLSIPRIVAPFRFNSSSAFVPRTNITLGYELLNRTEYYKLNNFSASFGYVWKENARKEHDLKVIDITLVSPANVTELYNSLAAKSDAMRRVVAKQLIFGPTYSYTYTNTMLPKTNTFYYKGTLDLAGNITGLVTGANAKKDKQKEIFGVPFSQYAKIENDVRFYHKFTEKSSFASRFIGGIAYPYGNSEFVPFSKQFFTGGSNSIRAFRARTLGPGSFDPRKVGQEFIIDQSGDIKLELNAEYRANLYKFLNVAAFVDAGNVWLMHDDPSRPGAKFTKDFFNEIAVGAGVGLRLDFSILILRLDLAMPLRVPYYEKGDRWTVDRINFGDSSWRKDNLILNIAIGYPF; encoded by the coding sequence ATGAAAAGTAAATTGAATATATATTATAAATATTTGCTCGCTTCCGGATTTGCTGCGGTTACTCTTTCGTGTAGTAATACAAAGTTTCTGAAGGAAGGACAAATGCTTTATACCGGAGGAGAAGTAAAAATCGAAAATGATACAATCTCCAAAAAAGATAAAAACGAACTTCAAGCTGCTTTGGAAGAGAATTTAGTTCCAAAACCTAATTCAACGATATTAGGATTACGTCCAAAATTATATTTCTATAACATCGCCAAAGAACCAAAAAAAGATAAAGGTTTTAATTATTGGCTAAAATATAAAGTAGGTGAAAAACCTGTTTTATTAGGAGATGTTGATCGTGAATTCAACAAAGATATCATTCAGAATTATTCTGAAAACAAAGGATATTTTAATGCAAAAGCAACTTACGATACGGTTTCTAAAAACAAGAAAGCGCAGGTAATTTATACATTAAGACCGGGAGCAAGATATTTAATAAGCAATGTTAAATTTCAAAAAGATTCCTCTTTGATCAATAAAGAAATTCAGACTTTTACCAATAAAACATTTTTAAAATCAGGAAATCCATTTGATCTTGATGTTATTAAAAGTGAAAGAGATCGTATTGATAATGGCTTAAAAGAAAGAGGTTTTTATTATTTCAGTGCAGATAATATTATTGTTCAGGCAGACAGTACGGTTAGCAAAGGTCATAAAGTTGAATTGAATGTAAAACTGAAAGAAGACACTCCGGAGTTGGCAACAGAGCAATTCAGCATTAATAATGTGATTGTTTTTCCTACCTATAATATTCAGGATGTAAAAAAAGGAAAATACAGTGTTCCGATGAATCCGGATTCTCTTGCAAAGTATGCCTATGATGATATTTATGTAATTGATCCTCAGCATAAATTTAAACCAAAAATTTTTGACAGAGCATTATATTTTAAAAAAGGTGATTTGTACAATCGCTCCAATCATAATCTTTCTTTAAACCGTTTGATCAGTTTAGGAGTCTTCAAATTTGTGAAAAATGAATTTGTTGTTTCAGATTCTTTAAACCATAAATTTGATGCCTATTATTTATTGACACCAAGACAAATTCAGTCACTTAGACTGGAAGCTTTAGGAAGAACAAACTCTGCTAATTACGCAGGTAGTGAATTGAACCTTAACTGGACTCACAGAAACTTCTTTAAAGGAGCAGAGCAATTTAAAGCAGCTGTTTATGGAGCTTTTGATGTACAAATGGGAGGTCAGGAAAATGCAAAAAATATTTTCCGTGCGGGAGCGAATGTTCAACTTTCTATCCCAAGAATTGTTGCGCCGTTCCGTTTCAATTCTTCGAGTGCTTTTGTTCCGAGAACCAATATTACGTTAGGCTATGAATTACTAAACCGTACAGAATATTATAAGCTAAATAATTTTAGTGCCTCATTTGGATATGTATGGAAAGAGAATGCCAGAAAAGAACATGATTTAAAGGTAATTGACATAACACTTGTTTCGCCTGCAAACGTTACAGAATTATATAACTCCTTAGCCGCAAAAAGTGATGCTATGCGAAGAGTAGTTGCCAAACAACTTATTTTCGGACCTACTTATAGTTATACTTATACCAATACTATGCTTCCGAAAACCAATACATTCTACTATAAAGGAACGTTGGATCTTGCAGGAAATATTACAGGATTAGTAACAGGTGCCAACGCTAAAAAAGATAAACAAAAAGAAATTTTCGGAGTTCCATTCAGTCAATATGCAAAAATTGAAAATGATGTAAGGTTCTATCATAAATTTACAGAGAAGAGTTCATTTGCCAGCAGATTTATTGGTGGGATAGCTTATCCGTATGGGAATTCAGAATTTGTCCCTTTTTCTAAACAGTTTTTTACGGGAGGAAGTAACAGTATTCGTGCATTCCGTGCAAGAACTTTAGGTCCTGGAAGTTTTGATCCCCGAAAAGTTGGGCAAGAATTTATAATAGATCAATCTGGTGATATTAAATTAGAATTAAATGCTGAATATCGAGCTAATCTATACAAATTTTTAAATGTAGCTGCCTTTGTAGATGCAGGAAATGTTTGGCTAATGCATGACGATCCTTCAAGACCAGGAGCAAAATTCACCAAAGATTTTTTTAATGAAATTGCCGTAGGAGCCGGAGTTGGTCTAAGACTTGATTTCTCTATTCTAATTTTAAGATTAGATCTGGCAATGCCATTGAGAGTTCCTTATTATGAAAAAGGAGATCGATGGACAGTTGACCGAATTAATTTCGGGGACTCAAGTTGGAGAAAAGACAATCTTATATTAAATATAGCAATTGGATATCCTTTTTAA